A genomic region of Pelodiscus sinensis isolate JC-2024 chromosome 1, ASM4963464v1, whole genome shotgun sequence contains the following coding sequences:
- the OLIG1 gene encoding oligodendrocyte transcription factor 1 produces the protein MLRQQRPGEVQLGTALYELVGYRQPSSTLLSKPAHEKPEPAPEQQQGLGNARGGGSKTEQKKEQQQLRRKINSRERKRMQDLNLAMDALREVIMPYSAAHCQSSPGRKLSKIATLLLARNYILLLGSSLQELRRIIGEMSGSGPRLLLAGLPLFAAPGSVLLTPGNVNHPDSLRSASKYLSLSLEEQQCSQLHLAGAASLCTCAVCKFPHFIPSSLSLAAVQSQFSK, from the coding sequence atgtTGAGGCAACAGCGGCCAGGTGAGGTGCAGCTGGGGACAGCCCTCTATGAGCTGGTTGGCTACAGGCAGCCCTCCTCCACCTTGCTCTCCAAGCCAGCGCATGAGAAGCCGGAGCCtgctcctgagcagcagcaggggctgggtaATGCCAGAGGTGGCGGCAGCAAGACTGAGCAGaagaaggagcagcaacagctGAGGCGAAAGATCAACAGCCGGGAGCGGAAGAGGATGCAGGACCTGAACCTGGCCATGGACGCGCTGCGGGAGGTGATCATGCCCTACTCCGCAGCCCACTGCCAGAGCTCGCCGGGCAGGAAGCTCTCCAAGATCGCCACGCTGCTCTTGGCCAGGAACTACATCCTCTTGCTGGGCAGCTCGCTGCAGGAGCTCAGGCGGATCATTGGGGAGATGAGCGGCTCCGGGCCCCGGCTGCTGCTGGCCGGGCTGCCCCTCTTCGCGGCGCCGGGCTCTGTGCTGCTGACCCCGGGCAACGTGAACCACCCGGACAGCCTGCGCTCCGCCAGCAAATACCTCTCGCTGTCCCTGGAGGAGCAGCAGTGCAGCCAGCTGCACTTGGCCGGAGCCGCCAGCCTGTGCACATGCGCCGTCTGCAAGTTCCCTCACTTCATCCCCTCCAGCCTCAGCCTAGCCGCCGTGCAGAGCCAGTTCTCCAAGTGA